Part of the Halopseudomonas maritima genome, ACTCCTTGAATCAATGGGGGAACAGCGTCGGCCTTAGCCTTCCTTGTTCGGTGGCCAGTCGTTGGTGTCGATGCGGGAGGTCCAGATGAGAAACTGGGCCAGATCGTTGAGCTCTTCGTCAGACAGATTGAATTGCGGCATCTGCCGACGTCCGGGTGCGCCGGTCGGCATGGCTTTCATCCAGGCGTTGAAGTACAGCTTGAATACCTCTTCGTTTCCCATACCGCGGCGTTCAAAGACGTTTCCCAGTTCCGGGGCAAAATAGGCCCCTTCCCCCAGCAGCGAATGGCAGCCGATACAATTGTTTTCCTCCCACAGTGCCTTGCCATGCGCCACTGCCGGGGTTAACTGGTCACGGTTCTCACGCTCCGGTACCGCCGTCACGGTGTCGAAGGTGAGACCAACAAACAGCAGCATGAAAAACATGCCGCCTCCGTAGTAGATATTGCGGGCCATGCCCTTGGTAAAGCGCTCCGACATCGTTATCTCCTCAGGTAGTGTTGGCTGGCCGGCGTCCAGGAGCGGCGCAGGCACGTTGTTTTCAGGGGGTGATTGCCAGATGCAACGCCGCAATATCGTGCAGCGCCTGCAGTGCCACGGCGTCATCGGTCAACGCCTCGCAAATACCCACTCGACAGGCGTCCAAGGGCGCTAGCCCGGCCTGCATCAGACGAGCGGCATGGATCAGCAGGCGGGTCGAGGGGGCTTCTTCCAGGTCGTGCTCACCAAGCTGACGCAGCGCCTGCGCCAAGCGCACCAGTTGCTCTGCCTGCGGCTGGGCCAGGCCCGACTCTCGGCAGACAATGCGCGTTTCCAGCTCGGCGTGCGGATAATCAAAGGACAGCGCCACAAAACGCTGACGCGTGCTGGGCTTGAGGCCTTTGAGCAGGTTGCGATA contains:
- a CDS encoding c-type cytochrome gives rise to the protein MSERFTKGMARNIYYGGGMFFMLLFVGLTFDTVTAVPERENRDQLTPAVAHGKALWEENNCIGCHSLLGEGAYFAPELGNVFERRGMGNEEVFKLYFNAWMKAMPTGAPGRRQMPQFNLSDEELNDLAQFLIWTSRIDTNDWPPNKEG